The following are from one region of the Rhodopirellula sp. P2 genome:
- a CDS encoding NIPSNAP family protein yields MKRWLTFGWIAALSLTACLQPAMSSADEYYEVRTIVVGEKGDAAAIDQYLEKALIPALERQEIGPVGVFAPNTKPDAQNATIFVIIPYAELGQMESSRAALAQDSEYQTAAADYLGRDTKTAPYSRISSELLTAMDCWPKTVVPAGTLENDERVYELRLYESANERLGDLKVEMFNQGEVPIFLDCDIQPIFIGQALVGPQTPSLTYLTVYKNDAAREKAWDDFRAHPDWKVLSKNPRFGGTVSRIDKFVLSAKPYSQM; encoded by the coding sequence ATGAAACGATGGCTGACGTTCGGCTGGATCGCCGCCCTTTCCCTCACCGCTTGCTTGCAACCTGCCATGAGCTCCGCTGACGAATACTACGAAGTCCGCACCATCGTGGTGGGAGAGAAAGGGGACGCCGCAGCAATCGATCAGTACTTGGAAAAAGCCCTGATTCCCGCCTTGGAACGCCAAGAGATTGGCCCGGTGGGCGTCTTTGCCCCCAACACCAAACCTGACGCTCAAAACGCGACCATTTTCGTCATCATTCCCTACGCCGAACTCGGCCAAATGGAATCCTCCCGCGCGGCGTTGGCGCAGGACTCGGAATACCAAACAGCGGCCGCGGACTACTTGGGTCGCGATACCAAGACGGCGCCCTACTCACGAATCAGCAGCGAATTGTTGACCGCCATGGATTGCTGGCCCAAGACCGTTGTTCCCGCGGGAACGCTGGAAAACGACGAACGGGTCTACGAACTCCGCCTGTATGAGAGCGCCAACGAGCGACTCGGCGATCTCAAGGTCGAGATGTTTAACCAGGGGGAAGTCCCCATTTTCCTCGACTGCGACATCCAACCCATTTTCATCGGACAAGCCTTGGTGGGGCCACAAACCCCAAGCCTGACCTACCTGACGGTGTACAAAAATGACGCGGCTCGTGAAAAAGCCTGGGACGACTTCCGAGCCCACCCGGACTGGAAAGTGCTGAGCAAGAACCCCCGTTTCGGTGGCACGGTCAGCCGGATCGATAAATTCGTACTCTCGGCGAAACCTTACTCGCAAATGTGA
- a CDS encoding ABC transporter ATP-binding protein, whose amino-acid sequence MTDPSGTPSSDTTALLELRGVSKHFADGDVDALVDVNLSILSAEFIAIVGPSGGGKSTLLNMLGALDEPTQGEVWFEGKRLAEYPSLDQFRAHKIGFIFQSYRLLPNLTAQENVQLTMFDTHPHVSQRKAEAIRLLERVGLGDRVNHRADKLSIGQRQRVAIARAIAGNPPLILADEPTGALDSERGNAVMDLLDELRKEEGATLVVVTHDERVAERADRVVYICDGRLRTV is encoded by the coding sequence TTGACGGATCCAAGTGGCACACCATCGTCTGACACAACTGCTCTGCTCGAACTGAGAGGCGTGAGCAAGCATTTCGCCGACGGTGACGTGGATGCACTGGTAGATGTCAACTTGTCGATTCTGTCCGCCGAATTCATTGCGATTGTTGGACCGAGCGGCGGTGGCAAGTCGACGTTGCTGAACATGTTGGGGGCGTTGGATGAGCCGACCCAAGGAGAAGTCTGGTTTGAAGGGAAACGCTTGGCGGAGTATCCCAGTTTGGATCAGTTTCGAGCCCACAAGATTGGCTTCATCTTCCAGTCGTACCGCTTGCTGCCGAATCTGACGGCGCAGGAAAATGTTCAGCTGACGATGTTTGACACGCATCCCCATGTGTCGCAGCGAAAGGCGGAAGCGATCCGGTTGCTCGAGCGAGTGGGGTTGGGCGACCGAGTGAACCACCGCGCTGACAAGCTCTCGATCGGCCAGCGGCAGCGAGTGGCCATCGCAAGAGCGATCGCGGGCAACCCGCCGTTGATCCTGGCGGATGAACCCACCGGGGCGCTCGACAGTGAACGCGGAAACGCGGTGATGGATCTGCTGGATGAACTTCGCAAGGAAGAAGGTGCCACCCTGGTGGTGGTGACGCATGATGAACGCGTGGCCGAGCGAGCCGACCGCGTAGTCTATATATGTGACGGGAGGTTGCGGACCGTCTAA
- a CDS encoding DUF1553 domain-containing protein, producing the protein MRDPLISISTRSRDSDVVLSKLVGWTLVVPLIGTVLWLQSASADDVDKAEDTIQFNRDIRPILSENCFHCHGPDDANREAGLHLDTEEGAKDWAIVEGDAEESEVWLRMVSDDPDMLMPPPDSERKVTPEQTETIRRWIEQGARYQSHWSFISPADVDVPEVASTATEESLATNEIDRFINRSLTQAGLNPEGEADRETWLRRVTFDLIGLPPSLSELDAFLADETPMAKKRVIDRLLARPEYGERMATDWLDVARYSDTYGYQVDRDRFVWPWRDWVIQAFNENMPYDEFVTQQLAGDLLPDATQAQTLATTFNRLHPQKVEGGSVPEEFRIEYVADRAQTVATAMMGLTYECCRCHNHKYDPISQENYFQLNAFFDNIDEAGLYSYFTPSVPTPTLPLPTEDEERRLKQLQSDVAVAEKKLRETIQQRREHWSQQWNDSKSIPNDSLPEQQLAQPIASLDFEDDPKAPNQSVDGKVGKAWQLTGDDAVATEVGNFDRSQPFSVALWMKTPDVKERAVVWHRSRAWTDAASRGYELLILDGKLQWSQIHFWPGNAISVMTTEAIPVGEWVHVTASTEGSSSASGLTIHINGKAVETTVVRDALTKQIQGGGGDNITLGERMRDRGFKHGAVDQFRVFDVRLTDFEIQQLAHDDYEFDPEADWEREQLLEHALLRWDAEVAAARQSLRDVRLAKCKLEDSIDEIMVMRETPEPRPTHLLARGVYDSPQQEVQPGTPDFLPPLPEADSASPNRLTLAQWLCDREHPLTSRVAVNRLWQISFGQGLVRTPEDFGSQGMPPTHPELLDWLALDLADNGWDLKRMMKQIMLSDAYGRSSVSTQDNLALVDPTNRLLSHFPTYRLPAEMLRDQALASGGRLVHTMGGPPAKPYEVEVSFKPTDRDQGEGLYRRSLYTYWKRTSPAPVMTTLDAAKRDVCRVQRERTASPLQAFVMLNGPQTIEASRGLAEQLVREASQDDAKDMLRDAFRITTSRRPTAEQLSVLVELYEEQWNYFQSHEAATSEFLAIGDADPDASLDANRVAAMTVVVGTLLNFDLCLVKR; encoded by the coding sequence ATGCGTGATCCATTGATTTCAATCTCCACCCGCTCACGCGATAGCGACGTTGTGCTTTCAAAGCTTGTTGGTTGGACCTTGGTTGTTCCGTTGATCGGAACGGTCTTGTGGCTCCAGTCCGCTTCGGCAGACGATGTCGATAAAGCGGAAGACACGATTCAATTCAATCGTGACATTCGTCCGATCCTGTCGGAGAACTGTTTTCATTGTCACGGACCGGACGATGCAAACCGCGAAGCCGGTCTGCACTTGGACACCGAAGAAGGTGCCAAGGACTGGGCGATCGTCGAAGGCGATGCGGAAGAAAGTGAAGTGTGGTTGCGGATGGTTTCCGATGACCCGGACATGTTGATGCCGCCTCCGGATTCCGAACGCAAAGTCACGCCTGAGCAAACAGAGACGATCCGTCGCTGGATCGAACAAGGAGCTCGTTACCAAAGCCATTGGTCTTTCATCTCGCCTGCTGACGTGGACGTACCGGAGGTTGCATCGACGGCGACGGAAGAGTCTTTGGCTACCAACGAGATCGATCGGTTCATCAATCGCTCGCTGACCCAGGCTGGTTTGAACCCCGAGGGCGAGGCGGATCGCGAAACTTGGCTGCGGCGGGTCACGTTTGATTTGATTGGTTTGCCGCCAAGTCTTTCTGAACTCGATGCGTTCTTGGCGGATGAAACTCCGATGGCCAAAAAACGCGTCATCGATCGATTGCTCGCGCGACCGGAGTACGGCGAACGCATGGCAACCGACTGGCTGGATGTGGCACGCTACAGCGACACCTACGGCTATCAAGTCGATCGCGATCGATTCGTTTGGCCGTGGCGAGATTGGGTGATCCAGGCCTTCAACGAGAACATGCCCTACGACGAATTTGTCACCCAGCAATTGGCAGGTGACCTGTTGCCGGACGCGACTCAAGCTCAGACCTTGGCCACCACCTTCAACCGGCTGCACCCACAAAAGGTCGAAGGCGGCAGTGTGCCGGAAGAATTTCGAATTGAATACGTTGCCGACCGAGCCCAGACGGTTGCCACGGCGATGATGGGACTGACGTATGAGTGCTGTCGATGTCACAACCATAAATACGATCCGATCAGTCAAGAAAACTATTTTCAACTGAACGCGTTCTTTGACAACATCGATGAAGCCGGTCTGTATTCGTACTTCACGCCATCGGTTCCAACGCCGACGTTGCCCTTGCCAACCGAAGACGAAGAACGCCGATTGAAACAGTTGCAAAGCGACGTTGCCGTGGCGGAGAAGAAGCTTCGTGAGACGATTCAGCAGCGACGCGAACATTGGTCGCAGCAATGGAATGATTCGAAATCCATCCCGAATGATTCTTTGCCCGAGCAACAGCTGGCTCAGCCGATCGCGTCGTTGGATTTCGAAGACGATCCCAAGGCACCCAATCAATCGGTGGATGGGAAGGTCGGCAAAGCCTGGCAATTGACCGGTGATGACGCCGTTGCGACGGAGGTGGGCAACTTTGATCGGTCGCAACCATTCTCGGTCGCCTTGTGGATGAAGACGCCGGATGTCAAAGAACGAGCCGTCGTTTGGCATCGCTCACGAGCCTGGACCGACGCTGCCAGTCGCGGCTATGAGTTGCTGATTCTGGATGGCAAACTTCAATGGTCGCAGATTCATTTTTGGCCGGGCAACGCGATCAGTGTGATGACCACCGAAGCCATTCCCGTCGGTGAATGGGTGCACGTCACCGCTTCGACGGAGGGTTCCAGTTCCGCCTCCGGACTCACCATTCACATCAACGGCAAAGCGGTGGAAACCACCGTGGTTCGAGATGCATTGACCAAGCAAATCCAAGGCGGGGGCGGCGACAACATCACCCTTGGCGAACGAATGCGAGACCGTGGTTTCAAACACGGAGCTGTCGACCAATTTCGTGTCTTTGATGTTCGTTTGACCGACTTCGAAATTCAGCAGCTCGCTCACGATGACTACGAGTTTGATCCCGAAGCGGATTGGGAACGCGAACAACTGCTCGAACACGCTCTGCTGCGTTGGGACGCTGAGGTGGCTGCGGCTCGCCAGTCATTGCGAGATGTGCGACTGGCCAAGTGCAAGCTGGAAGACTCGATCGATGAAATCATGGTGATGCGGGAGACGCCCGAACCACGCCCCACTCACTTGCTGGCACGCGGTGTTTACGACAGCCCACAACAAGAGGTCCAACCGGGAACGCCTGACTTCTTGCCGCCGCTGCCGGAAGCCGATTCTGCCAGCCCCAACCGCTTGACGTTGGCTCAATGGTTGTGCGATCGCGAGCACCCGCTGACGTCACGTGTCGCTGTGAATCGGTTGTGGCAGATCAGCTTCGGGCAGGGTCTGGTGCGAACGCCCGAAGATTTCGGAAGCCAAGGCATGCCGCCAACGCATCCCGAGTTGCTGGATTGGTTGGCGTTGGATTTGGCCGACAACGGCTGGGACCTGAAACGGATGATGAAGCAGATCATGCTGTCCGATGCGTATGGTCGCAGCAGTGTTTCGACGCAAGACAATCTGGCGTTGGTCGATCCCACCAATCGTTTGCTCTCGCATTTCCCGACCTATCGATTGCCGGCTGAAATGCTGCGTGATCAAGCTCTCGCGTCGGGCGGACGTTTGGTTCACACAATGGGCGGGCCGCCGGCCAAACCGTACGAGGTGGAGGTGTCGTTCAAGCCCACTGATCGTGACCAAGGCGAGGGATTGTACCGCCGCAGTTTGTACACGTATTGGAAGCGAACCAGCCCCGCGCCGGTGATGACCACCTTGGACGCTGCCAAGCGAGACGTGTGCCGCGTGCAACGGGAACGAACCGCTTCGCCCCTGCAAGCCTTCGTGATGCTCAATGGGCCGCAAACGATCGAGGCCTCTCGCGGGTTAGCGGAGCAATTGGTGCGAGAGGCATCGCAGGATGACGCGAAAGACATGCTTCGCGATGCGTTCCGAATCACAACCAGTCGGCGTCCGACGGCGGAGCAACTCAGCGTGCTGGTTGAACTGTACGAAGAACAATGGAACTACTTTCAATCCCATGAAGCAGCAACGAGCGAGTTTCTCGCGATTGGCGATGCCGATCCGGACGCATCGCTGGATGCCAACCGTGTGGCGGCGATGACCGTCGTGGTGGGAACGTTGCTGAACTTTGATTTGTGCTTGGTGAAACGATGA
- a CDS encoding DUF1501 domain-containing protein — protein MSYPDLNPISINRRALLQNSAYGFGGMALGQLLASSLGDSNALASSPDALGAGTPVPGSMGMLHHAAKAKRVIFLFQSGAPSQLDLFDYKPLLNEKHGTELPDEIRGGQRLTGMSGNQSSLPLVGSPFEFQQHGECGTWMSDQLPYTSKIADDICVVRSMYTEAINHGPAVTFMQTGSMFPGRPSMGAWVDYGLGSENENLPAFVVMTTKNQSSGQPLVSRFWGNGFLPSEHQGVQFRSGADPVLYLSNPQGIDTQSRRSAMDALSKLHQMQLASNADPLVEARIAQYEMAFAMQSSIPEATDFADESEEVFELYGKDSKNPGSFAANCLMARRLAQRGVRFIQLYHKGWDHHGGLPKGLPNQCKATDQASAALVQDLKRLGMLEDTLVIWGGEFGRTNYCQGKLTETSFGRDHHPRCFSLWMAGGGVKPGIVHGATDDFGYNLTEAPVHIHDLHATIMHLLGVDHERLTFRYQGRQFRLTDVHGEVVHDILA, from the coding sequence ATGAGCTATCCCGATTTGAATCCGATCTCCATCAATCGTCGTGCCTTGCTGCAAAACTCCGCGTACGGGTTTGGCGGCATGGCGCTGGGGCAATTGCTCGCCAGCAGTCTGGGCGATTCCAACGCATTGGCCAGTTCGCCAGACGCGCTCGGGGCGGGCACGCCGGTTCCTGGTTCGATGGGGATGCTGCATCACGCCGCGAAAGCCAAGCGAGTGATCTTCTTGTTCCAGTCAGGGGCACCGTCGCAATTGGATTTGTTTGACTACAAACCGTTGCTCAACGAAAAGCACGGCACCGAACTGCCCGACGAAATTCGTGGCGGTCAACGCCTGACAGGGATGAGCGGAAACCAATCCAGTTTGCCGTTGGTGGGTTCCCCGTTTGAATTCCAGCAACACGGTGAATGTGGCACTTGGATGAGCGACCAACTGCCGTACACATCCAAGATCGCGGATGACATCTGCGTGGTTCGATCGATGTACACCGAGGCGATCAACCACGGGCCCGCGGTCACATTCATGCAGACCGGCAGCATGTTCCCCGGTCGGCCCAGCATGGGCGCTTGGGTGGACTATGGTTTGGGCAGCGAGAACGAAAACTTGCCCGCGTTTGTGGTGATGACCACCAAGAATCAAAGCAGCGGCCAGCCACTGGTTTCGCGATTTTGGGGCAACGGTTTTCTGCCCAGTGAGCACCAGGGTGTGCAGTTCCGAAGTGGAGCCGATCCGGTGTTGTATCTCAGCAATCCACAAGGCATCGACACGCAGAGTCGCCGCTCAGCCATGGACGCCCTGTCCAAATTGCACCAGATGCAATTGGCGAGCAACGCGGATCCATTGGTGGAAGCTCGCATCGCTCAGTACGAGATGGCGTTTGCCATGCAGTCGTCGATCCCTGAGGCCACCGATTTCGCAGACGAATCCGAGGAAGTTTTTGAGCTGTACGGCAAGGATTCCAAGAATCCTGGTTCCTTCGCTGCGAACTGTTTGATGGCTCGGCGATTGGCCCAGCGTGGCGTGCGTTTCATTCAGCTGTATCACAAAGGATGGGACCATCACGGCGGCCTGCCCAAGGGATTGCCGAACCAGTGCAAGGCAACGGACCAAGCCTCCGCGGCGTTGGTTCAGGATCTCAAGCGTTTGGGAATGCTTGAGGACACGTTGGTCATTTGGGGCGGCGAATTCGGACGGACCAATTATTGCCAAGGCAAGCTGACGGAAACCAGTTTTGGTCGAGATCACCACCCCAGATGCTTTAGTTTGTGGATGGCCGGTGGAGGGGTGAAGCCCGGCATCGTGCACGGTGCGACCGACGATTTTGGGTACAACTTGACGGAGGCTCCCGTTCATATCCATGATTTGCATGCCACGATCATGCACTTGTTGGGCGTCGATCACGAGCGTTTGACGTTCCGATACCAGGGGCGTCAATTCCGATTGACCGACGTGCACGGTGAAGTCGTGCATGACATTCTGGCTTGA
- a CDS encoding sialate O-acetylesterase codes for MLRPVCWVGCLLAALPITVPALGDDPSASKTLPPLQVYILAGQSNMEGHAKVETIDYMSDDPQAKSLLQRMRDEGGSFRECDRVWISYLTGRGDANGEGLGKLTTGYGSRPDPSEDGGKIGPEFTFGLTLEDNTDAPVLLIKTAWGGKSLFYDFRPPSAGVYPRTENDIERDRNHEQDSGKYYRLMMTHVKSVLSDLDRVVPAYQEDQGYELAGFVWFQGWNDVVNRDVYPRLPADAEQNRFAKYSQWMADFIRDVRSDLSDVDSSAAELPFVIGVMGVDGENPSPDHQQFRDAMAAPAKMEAFRGNVVAVPTGPYWDQRLGAIATQFAAVQQKSFQLRTKQPGHENQDGSMTPEQQADFMKEFERELISEEELALWNRGASNAGYHYLGCGKTMAQIGEAFALAMLELQGSSGESSN; via the coding sequence ATGTTGCGTCCCGTTTGCTGGGTTGGCTGTTTGCTAGCCGCGTTGCCAATCACCGTCCCCGCACTCGGGGACGATCCGTCTGCGTCCAAGACGCTTCCGCCGCTGCAGGTTTATATCCTGGCCGGGCAGTCCAACATGGAAGGGCACGCCAAGGTCGAAACGATCGACTACATGAGCGATGATCCGCAAGCCAAGTCGTTGCTCCAACGCATGCGCGACGAAGGCGGCTCATTCCGCGAATGCGACCGGGTTTGGATTTCCTATTTGACGGGGCGAGGCGACGCCAACGGCGAAGGCTTGGGCAAGCTGACGACCGGTTACGGTTCGCGCCCCGATCCGAGTGAAGATGGTGGCAAGATTGGCCCCGAGTTCACGTTTGGTTTGACGCTCGAGGACAACACCGACGCCCCGGTTCTGCTGATCAAAACCGCCTGGGGAGGCAAGTCGCTGTTTTATGATTTTCGTCCGCCAAGTGCTGGAGTTTACCCGCGGACGGAAAACGACATCGAGCGAGATCGCAATCACGAGCAAGACTCGGGCAAGTACTACCGATTGATGATGACGCACGTGAAGTCCGTGCTGAGCGATCTCGACCGAGTGGTGCCTGCGTATCAAGAAGATCAAGGTTACGAGCTGGCTGGATTCGTCTGGTTCCAAGGTTGGAACGATGTTGTCAATCGAGATGTCTATCCTCGGTTGCCCGCCGATGCCGAGCAGAATCGTTTCGCCAAGTACTCGCAGTGGATGGCGGACTTCATTCGCGACGTGCGGTCGGATTTGAGCGATGTCGACTCGAGTGCGGCGGAGTTGCCGTTTGTGATCGGCGTGATGGGAGTCGACGGTGAAAATCCCAGTCCCGATCACCAGCAGTTCCGAGATGCGATGGCAGCTCCGGCAAAGATGGAGGCCTTTCGCGGCAACGTCGTGGCGGTTCCAACGGGACCTTACTGGGACCAGCGGCTCGGGGCCATTGCCACTCAATTCGCAGCAGTGCAACAGAAGTCATTTCAGCTGCGGACGAAGCAGCCTGGCCATGAAAACCAGGACGGATCCATGACCCCAGAGCAGCAAGCTGACTTCATGAAAGAATTTGAACGCGAGTTGATCTCAGAGGAAGAGCTCGCGCTGTGGAATCGCGGGGCGTCCAACGCCGGGTATCACTACCTGGGGTGTGGAAAGACCATGGCCCAGATCGGCGAAGCCTTCGCACTGGCGATGCTGGAGTTGCAAGGCAGTTCCGGTGAATCGTCCAACTAG
- a CDS encoding thioredoxin-disulfide reductase yields the protein MSSASSNGNAQPKTEKTIIIGSGPAGWSAAIYAARANLDPVLYEGTVKPEMIPLGQLAYTTEIENFAGFPAGNIRAFVESAVDKDRHWNLPMAPEGHEKDGQPHYAVQGVELMELMKQQAINFGTRVVGDDIERVDFSGKLHTLYPGSGEPVQARTVIIATGARANYLGLPSEELYKNKGVSACAVCDGALPVYRGKPLAVVGGGDSAVEEATYLANLKGADKIYLLVRRDQMRASKVMQDRAINHPHIEILWNTVVEEVLGDEKLVNGLRLKDTVDGSTRELKVGGMFVAIGHTPNTAFLDGAVDMNSEGYIQWTQAFRTNTSVDGVFAAGDVADDYYRQAITSAGTGCMAALDAERFLAKHEETTGTSEARPSLT from the coding sequence ATGAGCTCTGCTTCAAGCAACGGAAACGCCCAACCCAAGACAGAAAAGACCATCATCATCGGCAGCGGGCCGGCCGGTTGGTCCGCGGCCATCTACGCGGCGCGGGCAAACCTCGATCCCGTCCTCTACGAAGGCACCGTCAAGCCTGAAATGATTCCGTTGGGACAACTCGCCTACACCACCGAAATCGAAAATTTCGCTGGGTTCCCGGCTGGCAACATCCGCGCGTTCGTGGAATCTGCCGTTGACAAGGACCGCCACTGGAACCTGCCAATGGCTCCCGAAGGGCACGAAAAAGACGGCCAGCCCCACTACGCGGTGCAAGGCGTGGAGTTGATGGAACTGATGAAGCAGCAAGCGATCAACTTCGGAACCCGAGTCGTCGGCGACGATATCGAACGAGTCGACTTTTCCGGAAAACTGCACACACTCTATCCCGGCTCGGGCGAACCCGTCCAAGCTCGCACCGTGATCATCGCCACGGGTGCTCGGGCCAATTACCTGGGCCTCCCCAGCGAAGAACTCTACAAGAACAAAGGTGTCAGTGCCTGTGCCGTTTGCGATGGTGCACTGCCCGTCTACCGTGGCAAACCCCTCGCCGTGGTCGGCGGTGGTGACTCCGCCGTTGAAGAAGCCACCTACCTGGCCAACTTGAAAGGTGCCGACAAGATCTACTTGCTCGTGCGTCGCGACCAAATGCGTGCCAGCAAAGTGATGCAAGATCGGGCGATCAATCACCCACATATCGAAATCCTGTGGAACACCGTGGTCGAAGAAGTTCTCGGTGACGAAAAATTGGTCAACGGACTGCGTCTGAAAGACACCGTCGACGGCTCCACTCGTGAACTGAAAGTCGGCGGCATGTTCGTCGCCATCGGCCACACGCCCAACACAGCGTTCTTGGACGGTGCCGTCGACATGAACAGCGAAGGCTACATCCAGTGGACCCAAGCGTTCCGCACCAACACGTCGGTTGACGGCGTCTTCGCCGCAGGCGATGTCGCGGATGACTACTACCGTCAAGCGATCACGTCCGCGGGAACTGGTTGCATGGCCGCTCTGGATGCCGAACGCTTCTTGGCCAAGCACGAAGAAACGACCGGCACCAGCGAAGCACGTCCTTCGTTGACCTAA
- a CDS encoding carbon starvation CstA family protein: MSTLVIAILSMVAFVVAYHTYGRYLADKLFRLSADETMPSVAQRDDVDFVPTDRSIVFGHHFTSIAGTGPIVGPALAVFWGWLPALLWVVFGSILVGGVHDLAALVISIRSRGESIGQAAGRLISPRAKVLFLIVLAMALSIVLAVFGLVIANIFKLYPESVLSVWTAMPVAAFIGWAVIRRGGNLVVPCLIGLGILYLTVYLGATALPLDLAEVLPADSVYMTPVVVWTLLLLIYAFFASVLPVWLLLQPRDFLNSLQLGVALVLLVAGLAVASLNGQANLSTAAPAIAKQVPADAPPMLPFLFITIACGACSGFHCLVSSGTTSKQLKNARDAQMIGYGSMLGEGMLAVLVILACCAGVGMGRLTRDASSGAIEITRQEPVAVAEAAAGEAALDGSAAWRSYYRTEPSAAEVEAGTAAAGGGWKSQGLDKKLAAFIDGGANFISAIGIPLKYGVAIMAVMVACFAATTLDTATRLQRYVISELALSAGWQMGTNKYVATTIAVGIGMAIAVFAGESPGKGGLMLWPLFGATNQLLAGLALMVAVFYLARRSRPVAVLAIPMGMMLLLPAWAMVFDLVNNWWPQRDYVLIGFGSFVLILQAWMVGEAISLWRRLPEVMQQADTSDEFGSSDPLTAN, encoded by the coding sequence ATGAGCACTCTTGTCATTGCGATCCTTTCGATGGTCGCGTTTGTCGTTGCGTATCACACCTATGGCCGTTATCTGGCGGACAAATTGTTCCGTCTCAGTGCGGATGAAACGATGCCCAGCGTGGCCCAGCGGGACGACGTTGATTTCGTGCCGACGGATCGGTCCATCGTCTTCGGCCACCATTTCACCAGCATTGCCGGGACCGGACCAATTGTTGGTCCAGCACTCGCGGTTTTTTGGGGGTGGTTGCCGGCTTTGCTGTGGGTTGTGTTTGGTTCGATCTTGGTCGGCGGCGTGCATGACCTGGCCGCTTTGGTGATTTCGATCCGCAGTCGAGGTGAATCGATCGGCCAGGCAGCGGGACGTTTGATTTCGCCACGAGCCAAGGTGTTGTTCCTGATCGTGTTGGCGATGGCCCTGTCGATTGTGTTGGCGGTGTTCGGGTTGGTGATCGCGAATATTTTCAAGTTGTATCCCGAGTCGGTGCTTTCCGTTTGGACGGCGATGCCAGTCGCTGCGTTCATCGGTTGGGCTGTGATCCGCCGCGGAGGCAACTTGGTGGTGCCGTGTTTGATCGGATTGGGAATCCTGTATCTGACGGTTTACCTGGGCGCGACCGCGTTGCCGCTGGATTTGGCGGAGGTGTTGCCTGCCGATTCGGTGTACATGACGCCGGTCGTCGTGTGGACGTTGTTGTTGCTGATCTACGCGTTCTTTGCGTCGGTGTTGCCGGTTTGGTTGCTGCTTCAGCCGCGGGATTTTTTGAACAGTTTGCAGTTGGGGGTGGCGTTGGTGTTGTTGGTCGCCGGGTTGGCGGTCGCGTCGCTGAACGGGCAAGCCAATCTGTCCACGGCGGCGCCCGCGATTGCCAAGCAGGTTCCTGCGGATGCACCCCCGATGCTGCCGTTTTTGTTCATCACGATTGCCTGTGGAGCCTGCAGCGGATTTCACTGCTTGGTCAGCAGCGGAACGACCAGCAAGCAGCTCAAGAATGCTCGTGACGCGCAAATGATTGGTTATGGATCGATGCTGGGCGAAGGGATGCTGGCCGTGCTGGTGATTTTGGCTTGTTGTGCAGGAGTTGGGATGGGGCGTTTGACTCGCGATGCATCTTCGGGGGCGATCGAAATCACCCGGCAAGAGCCGGTGGCGGTGGCGGAAGCTGCTGCAGGGGAAGCCGCTTTGGACGGTTCGGCCGCCTGGCGTTCCTATTATCGAACTGAACCATCGGCGGCGGAAGTTGAGGCTGGGACGGCAGCCGCCGGTGGTGGATGGAAGAGCCAGGGGCTCGACAAAAAACTCGCGGCGTTCATCGATGGAGGAGCCAACTTCATCTCCGCCATCGGCATCCCCTTGAAATACGGCGTTGCAATCATGGCCGTGATGGTGGCTTGCTTTGCGGCCACGACGTTGGACACCGCGACTCGGTTGCAGCGTTACGTGATCAGTGAACTGGCCTTGTCCGCGGGGTGGCAGATGGGAACCAACAAGTACGTGGCGACCACCATCGCGGTTGGCATCGGAATGGCGATCGCCGTTTTCGCGGGCGAGAGTCCCGGCAAGGGTGGTTTGATGTTGTGGCCGTTGTTTGGTGCGACCAATCAATTGCTGGCCGGTTTGGCATTGATGGTGGCCGTGTTCTATCTCGCCCGACGAAGTCGACCGGTGGCGGTGCTGGCGATCCCGATGGGAATGATGCTGTTGTTGCCTGCTTGGGCGATGGTCTTTGACTTGGTCAACAACTGGTGGCCACAGCGAGACTACGTGCTGATTGGGTTTGGCTCGTTCGTGTTGATTTTGCAGGCCTGGATGGTGGGAGAAGCGATCTCACTTTGGCGTCGTTTGCCGGAAGTGATGCAGCAAGCCGACACCAGCGACGAGTTCGGGAGCAGCGATCCCCTGACCGCGAACTAG